The Lathyrus oleraceus cultivar Zhongwan6 chromosome 5, CAAS_Psat_ZW6_1.0, whole genome shotgun sequence genome includes the window ACATAGGCAATATGGTGACACAGTGGATGAGAACATTACATAGTCagcaaaaaaaaatcaatttttggatGGAAGTTCTGGTAAGGAATAGAATGTCCCCGAGTTTAATTTCGTGAAGGACTAAATACTGTAACTTTTTTTTTGTAAAGAACCAAATTGAGTCTCAAATTTTCATAGGGGCCACATGATTCTTCACTTTTGAATTTATAAATGACTTGGAGTAGTAATCGTGAAAGTAATATACTATCTCATACAAGATAACTTGTTCAGGAATAGTTAAATTGGTAAAAAGTTAAGATAATGGAATTCATTGGTAGCTATAATAATTATCAACCTTATGTTGGCAAGGAGTGTTGGGCTGATTGACCCTATAGTATGTTAGTATACTCACACCAACATACCATCTTTGTGTATACACTACCCACATTATTAGGGTATTATCAGCTATTATATCTAAAGACGggtttgcttgaacttgcttgTTTGACAACCTTGATGCTCATTTATAACTAGAAATTTGATGCAAATAATTGCCCGTGTACTTCGATAAAATGATCATTTATGTGTACTTTTTTGGGTGCATCATTTGTGTATTTTGATTGCTAATAGGTGAATTGTCTTTTGCTTGATTTTTGTTTTCATATTGGCCAATTGAGATTTTGGTGGGCTGACAGAGGAACTTAATTTTCAGGATTGATGAGAACATGGATGATACGTTGACAAATGTAGAGGGGGCACAAGGTGCTTTGTTGAAGTATCTGAATAGCATATCTTCTAATAGGTGGCTGATGATCAAGATTTTCTTTGTCTTGATGTTTTTTCTTATGGTTTTCTTATTTTTTGTGGCGTAGTCGCTGCAGAGACAGAAAATTGACCAAAAAACACGACGTTCTTAGTGGTGATAAGCCATTTGTATTCCATTACTATTTCTCTGTTTCTCTAAATATATATTCATTATGACAGAGTTTAGCTTTGGACCAACTTTGTCAAATTTTATACATGTACCTATTGATGCATATAACGAGGCTAAGTATTGTGTGCATTGCATTTGTGATGGTGATTATACACTGTTTTGTTGAGATTAATTaatgaaataattgaaaatgcCAACAAGATTTTATCTTGATACAAATTTGTTTCTATGTAAAATTTTCGGATTGTGTGCATTGCATTTGTGATGGTGATTATACCCTGTTTTGTTGAGATTATTGTTCAAGCTAGGGGTGTTCAAAAATTTGGTTAATTGATCCAAATATCTAATCTGAACTGATTAAtaaattgaattgtttattttaaCTAATTCATTTAATCTAATTGAATTTAAAAACTAGTTTAAACTCTTATAAACTCTTTCCACAATTTTATATAAAATATAAATACTATTATTTAACAAATTTAATAAACTTAATAAACATTATATTAAACTTTTCATTAGTCGGTTACTATTATCATAACCTTTTCATTTTCCCTTACGTGTTCTTCCCCAAATATGAAATATAAACCCTAAATCATCTTCTCTCCAATTCAAACTCAGCATCAATTTcaatttcaccttctatttgtTTTGATTCGATTTCGATTTCAATTGATTTCAAATTTCGCTCGATTTCATTTTCGATATGTTCCATTTTCACTCGGTTTCGATTTCACGAGATTTCACCTTCTCTACTCGAATCTTGCTCGTAGAAACTCTTGTCTCGACTCTTTTTGAGGTAAACCTGTTATTTTCTGCTCTCAATTTCACTTTGAATTGAAATAATATCTGAAAATTGCTTTCAATCTTGATAggattttatttgaattttaaTCTACCGGTTGATTTGTGTTCTCCTGAAATTTTTCCTGTAAAGGATTTCATCACAAATACATGTTTTCAAGAATCTTCAAAATATGAGCATAATTTAAAGCTGGGTAGTACATATAACTTTTAAGCTAAACTAGTAATTTATCCTGAACTAATGAGATAGTATTGTTCTTGTCAGGTTATACGATGGTGGATAATTATTGGACAGAATTCTAGATAGGTAAAATCGAAAGACTATTTTGCTTCCCGTCAATATTTTGTACGCTATGTTGTTTTCTCTTTATGTAAGTTATCTATGCAAATGAGATCAAAATTATATTTGTTATCAGTTTTCACTCAAACATTTCTTACAACCCCATTTTTCACTTTCCATTGTCACTCTTATCATACATGTCTTTCACTCCATTCAAAGTCAATTATTATCTCTTTCTTTTATATTCTTTGGTATTGTAATGACAATTCTTTGTCAAAGAAACTTGGGGAGTGTTCATTGGAAAACTTTCTAATATCTGTATTAGTCTATTAGTAATTAGTGTTATTTTCTACTTTGGTCAAAATGATGAAGACATATTAAGAAAAGCTTGATTCTTTTCTACATTCACTTTAGAAGTTTCCGTGTTTCAAGCTCAACTATAAATACACCAATTTACTTATCAAAAATGATTCTTTTCTACACTCACTTTAAAAGTTCAATGGAAAACTTCTACAGTTGTACAAGCAGCAGTCGTTACAAACTCATTTGGAACCACACCTTTTGTTCAATGTGGAAAATCTAGCATGCCTGTAAACAATGTTTCTTAATTTTAACTTCTGATTCTGTTAATTTTTTATGCTGGTTTTATACTTTAACTTAAGTTCATCCTTATTTAATTTATCTTTTCAATGCAAGCAAACTATGATCAATCTTTATAGACGGTTTTGCATTTTATGAAAGCTAATATGTTTCACACTGAAACTAGGTCCAAGACAAACCTGCTACCTTAAGACGAAAAAGAATTCATATAAGGAAAAATACGAACCAGGGATCAAAGGTGAATAATGGAATTGAATCTGTATTTGCTATGATCAAGGTTTTTGGAATAACTAGGCTTATGGTATATCTTAATTACATTGTTCTGCAGCCAGGATTTAGAGGTCCACAAGGTGGAAATAGAGTAGCTAGTTATCGTCATATTAGTAACATGTTGTGGCATACTTAGTAGACATGTGGTAATCTATTTGTGTTTATCATTTTATTAGCTCTCAATTCATTGTAGTAGTTATTTTATTAGAGGTCACAAACACTATACATATAACTCTAGAATTTAATTTCTCTTTTATGAAATGACGATCAATCTCAAAATGTTTGGTTTTATTGTGCTGATTTGGGTTGCGACATTACTTATAGCAGTATTATTGTAAGAATATAAGTGAATAACAATTTATCTTATGGCTTTTGCAGCTAGCTTCTCCTTATAGATCAGACGGATGCTTAAAACTTTTCAGCAAAATTCTAGCAACTTCAATATGGATGGTCATGACAGTGTTATGGACTTTGAGACAGAAGAACATATTGGTTCTACACCTCCAGTTTCTAATAATGCTGGTTTGTTGCCTCAAAAGCGTAAAAATCGGTCAGAATCATGGAATCATTTTACACCGATGCCGTCGAACACAAAAATGTCAAAGTTAGCAAAATGCAAGCATTGTGGCTCCTTAATCAAGTATAATGGTGGAACAAGCGCTATGCTAGCTCATTTGAGAAGATGTAGTGATAATCTAGATAATGCGGTGAATGTGACGATGCATGAACCATCTTCAAGCTCAATGGAAAATAGGGAAGCGATTGTTAATTCATCCCCTTCGGTTCCCAAATTTGACCAAGAAGTTAGCTGAATGGACTTGACAAAAATGTTTGTAGCCATGGAACTTCCGTTTCAAAAGGTAGAGCATCCATATTTACATAGGTTCATTTATGGCTTACAACCAAAATTTAAGTTCCCATCACGCAATACACTAGCACGTGATATTTTGAAGAATTGGGACGTGGAGAAAGTGAAGATGAAGACTATTTTGTCATAAAATTGTTGCCGAATTTGTATCACTACAAACACATGGACATCTACCCAAGACTCTAATTACATGTGTCTAACAGGGCATTACATTGATAATAATTGGAAGCtacaaaaaatattttgaattttacTCAAGTCACAGACTACACAGGAGAGATTATGGCCAAATCAGTTAAGAAGTGCTTAAATGGTTGGGAACTAAATCGTGTGCTTAGTGTTACCGTGGACAATGCATCTTCAAATGACGTTGGATTTCAACATCTCAAAAGATGGCTTCACTCTCAAAATGGCATAGTTTTGAATGGAGAATACCTTCATACACGTTGTTGTGCCCACATATTAAACCTTATTGTAAAGGATGGGATGAAAGAAGTTGATGATTCTATTGTAGAATTCGTGCAGCGGTGAGGTATGTGAGGCGTACTCCTTCGAGGTTTCAGAGATTTAAGAAATGTATTGATCATGAAACAATTGGATATAAAGGTTATGTTGGGAGAGATTGTGAGACTCAGTGGAACTCAACATATCTAATGTTAAAGGGTGCATTAAAACATAATAAGACCTTTACAGAGTTAGAATTCAGAGATCAGAAATATTTTAATGAAATGAGTAAGGACAAAGGAGTGCCTAGACCGGAAGATTGGGAGCATGTTGAGTTAATCCTTCCATTTCTACAGATATTTCATGAAGCTACAGAGCGTATTTCAGGATCTTCTTATGTGACAAGCAACACGTATATGCTTGAGGTTTTTGGTGTTGGAAGAAGCATTCTGAACATGTGTAATTCGGAAGATCAAAAGGTAAGGTCAATGGCTATAAAGATGAAGGCAAAGTACAATAAAAGTTGGGGAAAACCTGACCACCTTAACATGTTGTTATTGATTGCAATGGTATTAAACCCTAGATGAAAATTGAAGCTTGTGGTATGGATGGCAACTAGGATTTATGATACTAGTGATGTAGAATATTTGAAAACCAAACTGGGTTCATATTTGAAGTCTATTTTTGATGAATACTCTGGTAGGACAGTGTCTCGTCTAGGTAGTTCAGTTAACCTATCAGGTGGTTTTAATGCAATTAATGATTTGTACCATTGTGCTGAATTCTACCAATCAGATGAGTGCAGCACATCAGAGACAGAATTACAGAAGTATATTCAAGAAGAAGTAGAAAACCGTCCTCCAAATTTTGATGTTCTAGAGTGGTGGAAGGTGAATTCAAGCTGATATACAATACTTGCAAGCATTGCAAGAGAGGTTTTAGCCATACCGATATCCAGTGTAGCCTCTGAATCAACTTTCAGTACCGGAGGAAGGATCCTTGATGCATATCGTAGTTCTTTAACATCGGCTAGTGTGGAAGCACTTATTTATACTGAAGATTGGCTCAAAGGAGTAGTTCCATCTTTTCTTAGTAGTGAGGATCTCGATAATATTGATCGAATTAAGGATGGTAAGATGTCAAAAGATATAAAAACTAGTGTCTTATTACTTTATTGTTACATGTTAAAATTTCATTCTTTCTTTTGCAGAACTATATTCTACGCCAGATGCCGGAAGTTGCTCATCCTTTGTGTCAGTTGTTGATGATTGAGGGTAAGATATACTGACCATTAGTTTCCTAGTCTCCCCAACCAATTTTATTTCTATTACATATTTTCAGTAGCATTTGCAATTGATTGCTCTTAAATCTAAGATCAATACATGAAGGAGATGATTTGTTACTATAGCTTACTCTTCCCATTGATAATTCTTGACTATCATCAATCAATTCAAATGTTTGTAGTGTGTATTTGCTCATTCTGAATTTTTCCAATACTCATTTTCCCACCTCTCAACTCTGTTGATTAAATTTTGTTTCATTGGGTAGAAAATCATGAGCGATGTGGGCTCGACTGGAGGCGGCAACGAGCACAGATCTTTCATAGACGATTGTCACTTCACTATTTTCATGTTCAAAATGGAAGCATTACTCTACCATTTGTCTCATCTTTCTTGCATATTGTTGATTTATTCACAAAGACACATTCCATTAAACTTTTTCGTTTCTTAATTGACAAACTCGCAATGCGATAATATTCCTCTTCACCGGTGTTAACTGAGATAATATTGCTTGCAATGTTTTATGCGTAGAAAAAAATTACATTCGATATTGATTTGAATGGTCCTGCAGTGAGGAGACACCAATAAGACATAGCCCATTTTCAATAGAAGAAAAACCATAGAATTTAGTAACTGCTATTGACAAGCAAAGTTGATTATGGAATTGTTAACTGAACACAACTGTGACAATTGCCTTGTTCTGTTTCAAATTTTGTATGTAATTTTATAGGCCAATAATGTTGTAATGGTTGTAAACTTCTTGTGAAGAAATCATAGTTGTTGATTGTAATCCTAAAGTAATGGAAGGTTAAAGAAAGTGATGGCCATTCATTGTAATCCTAAAGGAAATGTACAGAAATTTTATTTTTAAGTGTCaaagaaaaaatattttatagTATTCCTTTCATCATATTCCACAGT containing:
- the LOC127078824 gene encoding zinc finger BED domain-containing protein RICESLEEPER 1, with the protein product MAKSVKKCLNGWELNRVLSVTVDNASSNDVGFQHLKRWLHSQNGIVLNGEYLHTPVRYVRRTPSRFQRFKKCIDHETIGYKGYVGRDCETQWNSTYLMLKGALKHNKTFTELEFRDQKYFNEMSKDKGVPRPEDWEHVELILPFLQIFHEATERISGSSYVTSNTYMLEVFGVGRSILNMCNSEDQKLVVWMATRIYDTSDVEYLKTKLGSYLKSIFDEYSGRTVSRLGSSVNLSGGFNAINDLYHCAEFYQSDECSTSETELQKYIQEEVENRPPNFDVLEWWKNYILRQMPEVAHPLCQLLMIEGKIY